A genomic region of Streptomyces rimosus contains the following coding sequences:
- a CDS encoding response regulator transcription factor yields MTRVLLAEDDASISEPLARALRREGYEVEVREDGPTALDAGLQGNIDLVVLDLGLPGMDGLEVARRLRNEGHSFPILVLTARADEVDTVVGLDAGADDYVTKPFRLAELLARVRALLRRGSSAEPQQPPATHGVRIDVESHRAWMGDEELQLTAKEFDLLRVLVRDAGRVVTRDQLMREVWDTTWWSSTKTLDMHISWLRKKLGDDAANPRYIATVRGVGFRFEKS; encoded by the coding sequence ATGACCCGTGTACTGCTCGCCGAGGATGACGCGTCCATCTCGGAGCCGCTCGCCCGCGCCCTGCGCCGCGAGGGTTACGAAGTCGAGGTGCGCGAGGACGGCCCCACGGCGCTCGACGCCGGTCTGCAGGGCAACATCGACCTGGTCGTCCTCGACCTGGGTCTGCCCGGCATGGACGGCCTGGAGGTGGCCCGCCGGCTCCGTAACGAAGGCCACTCCTTCCCCATCCTCGTGCTCACCGCCCGCGCCGACGAGGTCGACACCGTCGTCGGCCTGGACGCCGGTGCCGACGACTACGTCACCAAGCCCTTCCGGCTCGCCGAACTGCTCGCCCGTGTCCGGGCCCTGCTGCGCCGCGGTTCGTCCGCCGAGCCGCAGCAGCCGCCCGCGACCCACGGCGTGCGCATCGACGTCGAGTCGCACCGCGCCTGGATGGGCGACGAGGAACTGCAGCTCACGGCGAAGGAGTTCGACCTGCTGCGGGTGCTGGTGCGGGACGCGGGCCGGGTCGTCACCCGTGACCAGCTGATGCGCGAGGTCTGGGACACCACCTGGTGGTCGTCCACGAAGACGCTGGACATGCACATCTCGTGGCTGCGCAAGAAGCTCGGTGACGACGCGGCCAACCCGCGCTACATCGCGACCGTCCGCGGCGTCGGCTTCCGCTTCGAAAAGAGCTGA
- a CDS encoding ATP-binding protein yields the protein MRRRLINSTLAVVLVVIAVFGVSLVIVETRTIQSGAQESVASEAVRLVGIVESRLGSGEKLTPGILSEQITAKRYAEIEVPGRPRIQVGSRPAGDVIESTQHGDRGERVTVQEPRSTVSAEIGRTLLVILAVAILAILAAVVLAVRQARRLTAPLTDLAETAERLGSGDPRPRHRRYGVQELDRVADVLDASAERIARMLTAERRLAADASHQLRTPLTALSMRLEEITVTDDPDTVKEEATIALGQVERLTDVVQRLLTNSRDPRSGSAVAFDLDEVVKQQVEEWRPAYRSAGRAIVRSGKKGLRAVGTPGAVAQVLATLIENSLMHGDGTVALRTRVTGNQAVVEVTDAGRGVPPDLGSRVFERTVSGRNSTGLGLAVARDLAEADGGRLELLQQHPPVFALFLAREAEPSSGE from the coding sequence GTGCGCCGCCGTCTGATCAACTCCACCCTCGCCGTGGTGCTCGTCGTGATCGCCGTCTTCGGTGTGTCGCTGGTCATCGTGGAGACCCGCACCATCCAGTCGGGGGCGCAGGAGAGCGTGGCCTCCGAGGCCGTACGGCTCGTCGGCATCGTGGAGAGCCGGCTGGGCAGCGGCGAGAAGCTGACGCCCGGGATCCTCTCGGAGCAGATCACCGCGAAGCGGTACGCGGAGATCGAGGTGCCCGGCCGGCCGCGCATCCAGGTCGGCTCCCGGCCGGCCGGTGACGTCATCGAGTCCACGCAGCACGGCGACCGCGGCGAACGGGTCACCGTCCAGGAGCCGCGCTCCACGGTCAGCGCCGAGATCGGCCGTACGCTGCTGGTCATCCTGGCCGTCGCGATCCTGGCGATCCTGGCCGCGGTGGTGCTCGCCGTACGCCAGGCCCGCCGGCTGACCGCGCCGCTGACCGACCTCGCGGAGACCGCCGAGCGCCTCGGCTCCGGCGACCCGCGCCCGCGCCACCGCCGCTACGGCGTACAGGAGCTGGACCGGGTCGCGGACGTGCTGGACGCCAGCGCCGAGCGGATCGCGCGGATGCTCACCGCCGAGCGCCGGCTCGCCGCCGACGCCTCCCACCAGCTGCGGACGCCGCTGACCGCGCTGTCCATGCGGCTGGAGGAGATCACCGTCACCGACGACCCGGACACGGTGAAGGAGGAGGCCACCATCGCGCTGGGCCAGGTCGAGCGGCTGACCGACGTCGTCCAGCGGCTGCTGACCAACTCCCGCGACCCGCGCTCCGGCTCCGCCGTCGCCTTCGACCTCGACGAGGTCGTCAAGCAGCAGGTCGAGGAGTGGCGCCCGGCCTACCGCAGCGCGGGCCGGGCCATCGTGCGCTCCGGCAAGAAGGGGCTGCGCGCGGTCGGCACGCCCGGCGCGGTGGCACAGGTGCTCGCCACCTTGATCGAGAACTCGCTGATGCACGGGGACGGCACGGTGGCGCTGCGCACCCGCGTCACCGGCAACCAGGCCGTCGTGGAGGTCACCGACGCCGGCCGGGGCGTACCGCCGGATCTCGGCTCGCGGGTCTTCGAGCGTACGGTCAGTGGCCGGAATTCGACGGGGCTGGGCCTGGCCGTGGCCCGGGACCTCGCGGAGGCGGACGGCGGGCGGCTGGAACTGCTCCAGCAGCATCCGCCGGTGTTCGCGCTGTTCCTGGCCCGCGAGGCGGAGCCGTCGTCAGGGGAGTGA
- a CDS encoding GtrA family protein — MSERSALRARLDALARELMKFGAVGGAGVLVNFVVFNLVRHLTELPVVRASIVATVVATGTNYLGYRYFTYRDRDKNGRTKELTLFLLFSVVGLVIENGVLYVATYGFGWDSSLQSNVFKFLGIGLATLFRFWSYRTWVFRALPARKAVATAESFLAEAEAESAQERRAASAAAAERPRE, encoded by the coding sequence ATGAGTGAACGGAGCGCACTGCGGGCCCGACTGGACGCACTGGCCCGCGAACTCATGAAGTTCGGCGCCGTCGGGGGCGCGGGGGTCCTCGTCAACTTCGTGGTGTTCAACCTCGTACGGCACCTGACCGAGCTGCCCGTCGTCCGGGCCAGCATCGTCGCCACCGTGGTGGCCACCGGCACCAACTACCTCGGCTACCGCTACTTCACCTACCGGGACCGGGACAAGAACGGCCGCACCAAGGAGCTGACGCTCTTCCTGCTGTTCAGCGTCGTCGGCCTGGTGATCGAGAACGGCGTCCTGTACGTGGCGACGTACGGGTTCGGCTGGGACTCCTCGCTGCAGAGCAACGTCTTCAAGTTCCTCGGCATCGGCCTGGCCACGCTGTTCCGCTTCTGGTCGTACCGCACCTGGGTGTTCCGGGCGCTGCCCGCGCGCAAGGCCGTGGCGACGGCGGAGTCCTTCCTCGCCGAGGCCGAGGCCGAGAGCGCGCAGGAACGGCGGGCGGCGAGCGCTGCCGCCGCGGAGCGTCCGCGCGAATAG
- a CDS encoding protease inhibitor I42 family protein produces MDDGDIPRRTRTAGIAFAVAALLAAVYAVVTQLTGPVVFEEGEREISVTSGTRFSIRLKDNPASGFRWVLAAPRPDPAVLQGAVGHYDADEPARAGSGGFRYVDFTARGTGHTEVTLRYCYRCGTPQADEQDENARTRRFRVTVD; encoded by the coding sequence ATGGACGACGGTGACATACCCAGGCGCACCAGGACCGCGGGGATCGCCTTCGCCGTGGCGGCCCTGCTCGCCGCCGTCTACGCGGTGGTCACCCAGCTGACCGGGCCGGTCGTCTTCGAGGAGGGCGAGCGGGAGATCTCGGTCACCTCCGGCACCCGCTTCTCCATCCGCCTCAAGGACAACCCGGCCAGCGGCTTCCGGTGGGTCCTCGCCGCACCGCGGCCGGACCCGGCCGTACTGCAAGGAGCCGTCGGGCACTACGACGCCGACGAGCCGGCCCGCGCGGGCTCGGGCGGCTTCCGCTACGTCGATTTCACGGCCCGCGGGACCGGACATACCGAGGTGACGCTCAGGTACTGCTACCGCTGCGGCACCCCGCAGGCCGACGAGCAGGACGAGAACGCCCGGACACGACGGTTCCGCGTGACCGTGGACTGA
- a CDS encoding 5-(carboxyamino)imidazole ribonucleotide synthase, whose product MQGGGGAPRPYGYPGGVTFPVVGMVGGGQLARMTHEAGIPLGIRFKLLSDTPQDSAAQVVGDVVIGDYRDLDTLRAFARGCDVITFDHEHVPTEHLRALEADGIPVRPGPDALVHAQDKGVMRAKLTEIGAPCPRHRIVADPADVERFAEEVGGFPVVLKTVRGGYDGKGVWVVRSSNEAAEPFRAGVPVLAEEKVSFVRELAANIVRSPHGQAVAYPVVESVQVDGVCDTVIAPAPGLSEELSGQAQELALRIARELGVVGHLAVELFETADGRVLVNELAMRPHNSGHWTQDGAITSQFANHVRAVLDLPLGDPRPRARWTVMANVLGGDYPDMYSAYLHCMARDPQLKIHMYGKDVKPGRKVGHVNTYGDDLADVRERAAHAAGYLRGTITE is encoded by the coding sequence ATCCAAGGGGGCGGCGGTGCGCCACGGCCGTACGGATACCCTGGGGGCGTGACGTTCCCGGTAGTCGGCATGGTCGGCGGCGGCCAGCTCGCCCGTATGACCCACGAGGCGGGCATCCCCCTCGGCATCAGATTCAAGCTCCTCAGCGACACCCCGCAGGACTCGGCGGCCCAGGTGGTCGGTGACGTCGTCATCGGCGATTACCGCGACCTGGACACGCTGCGCGCCTTCGCCCGTGGCTGTGATGTGATCACTTTCGATCACGAGCACGTTCCCACCGAGCATTTGCGGGCCCTGGAGGCCGACGGCATCCCCGTCCGCCCCGGTCCCGACGCGCTGGTGCACGCCCAGGACAAGGGGGTGATGCGCGCGAAGCTGACCGAGATCGGGGCGCCCTGCCCCCGGCACCGCATCGTCGCCGATCCGGCGGATGTGGAGCGGTTCGCGGAGGAGGTGGGCGGCTTCCCGGTCGTCCTGAAGACGGTCCGGGGAGGCTACGACGGCAAGGGCGTATGGGTCGTACGATCCTCCAACGAGGCCGCCGAGCCGTTCCGTGCCGGAGTGCCGGTTCTGGCCGAGGAGAAGGTCTCCTTCGTCCGGGAACTGGCCGCCAACATCGTCCGCTCGCCGCACGGCCAGGCCGTCGCGTACCCGGTCGTGGAGTCCGTCCAGGTCGACGGCGTCTGCGACACGGTGATCGCGCCCGCCCCCGGGCTGTCCGAGGAACTGTCCGGCCAGGCGCAGGAGCTGGCGCTGCGCATCGCGCGGGAGCTGGGCGTGGTGGGCCACCTCGCGGTCGAGCTGTTCGAGACCGCCGACGGCCGCGTCCTGGTCAACGAGCTGGCGATGCGCCCGCACAACTCCGGCCACTGGACCCAGGACGGCGCGATCACCTCGCAGTTCGCCAACCACGTCCGCGCCGTCCTCGACCTCCCGCTCGGCGACCCGCGCCCGCGCGCCAGGTGGACGGTGATGGCCAACGTCCTCGGCGGCGACTATCCCGACATGTATTCCGCGTACCTCCATTGCATGGCACGGGACCCGCAGCTGAAGATCCATATGTACGGAAAGGACGTGAAGCCCGGCCGCAAGGTCGGCCACGTCAACACCTACGGCGACGACCTGGCCGACGTGCGCGAGCGCGCCGCGCACGCCGCCGGCTACTTGCGAGGAACCATCACCGAATGA
- the purE gene encoding 5-(carboxyamino)imidazole ribonucleotide mutase, with amino-acid sequence MTASTSPTVGIVMGSDSDWPVMEAAAKALDEFEVPYEVDVVSAHRMPHEMIAYGEQAAGRGLKAIIAGAGGAAHLPGMLASVTPLPVIGVPVPLKYLDGMDSLLSIVQMPAGVPVATVSVGGARNAGLLAARMLAAHDPELQARMREFQQHLNEQATEKGKRLRNKVASPAFGFGSGK; translated from the coding sequence ATGACAGCGAGCACTTCCCCCACGGTCGGCATCGTCATGGGCTCCGACTCCGACTGGCCCGTCATGGAGGCAGCGGCCAAGGCCCTGGACGAGTTCGAGGTCCCCTACGAGGTCGACGTCGTCTCCGCCCACCGCATGCCGCACGAGATGATCGCGTACGGCGAGCAGGCCGCCGGGCGGGGCCTGAAGGCGATCATCGCGGGCGCGGGGGGAGCGGCCCACCTGCCGGGGATGCTCGCGTCGGTCACGCCGCTGCCGGTCATCGGCGTGCCCGTACCCCTGAAGTACCTGGACGGCATGGACTCGCTGCTGTCCATCGTGCAGATGCCGGCCGGTGTGCCGGTCGCCACCGTCTCCGTCGGCGGCGCCCGCAACGCCGGACTGCTCGCCGCCCGGATGCTCGCCGCGCACGACCCGGAGCTGCAGGCCCGGATGCGCGAGTTCCAGCAGCATCTGAACGAGCAGGCCACCGAGAAGGGCAAGCGGCTGCGCAACAAGGTCGCCTCCCCGGCCTTCGGCTTCGGGAGCGGCAAGTGA
- a CDS encoding dipeptidase encodes MSASLEAARALLAEHPVVDGHNDLPWALREQVRYDLDRRDIAADQTAHLHTDIPRLRAGGVGAQFWSVYVRSDYAGDRAVTATLEQIDVVRQLAARYPDDLRLAYTADDMEAARADGRIASLMGAEGGHSIANSLATLRALYALGVRYMTLTHNDNIDWADSATDEPRAHGLTAFGREVVREMNRLGMLVDLSHVSADTMRDALDTSTAPVVFSHSSARAVCDHPRNIPDDVLERLPANGGVAMATFVPKFILPAAVAWTLRADENMRAHGFHHLDTTAEAMAVHRDFEAAHPRPLATAATVADHLDHMREVAGIDHIGIGGDFDGTAFTPADLADVSGYPNLIAELLDRKWSTADLAKLTWQNAVRTLRGAEDVARGLRAGRGPSIATIEQLDGLDG; translated from the coding sequence GTGAGCGCGTCCCTGGAGGCGGCCCGCGCGCTGCTCGCCGAGCACCCCGTGGTCGACGGCCACAACGACCTGCCCTGGGCCCTGCGCGAGCAGGTCCGCTACGACCTGGACCGGCGCGATATCGCCGCCGACCAGACCGCCCACCTGCACACCGACATCCCCCGGCTGCGGGCCGGCGGCGTCGGCGCGCAGTTCTGGTCGGTGTACGTACGGTCCGACTACGCGGGCGACCGGGCGGTCACCGCCACCCTCGAACAGATCGACGTGGTGCGGCAGCTGGCCGCGCGCTACCCCGACGACCTGCGCCTGGCGTACACCGCCGACGACATGGAAGCGGCGCGCGCGGACGGCCGGATCGCCTCCCTGATGGGCGCCGAGGGCGGCCACTCGATCGCCAACTCGCTGGCCACCCTGCGCGCGCTGTACGCACTGGGCGTGCGCTACATGACGCTCACCCACAACGACAACATCGACTGGGCGGACTCGGCCACCGACGAGCCGCGCGCGCACGGCCTCACCGCCTTCGGCCGCGAGGTCGTCCGTGAGATGAACCGCCTCGGCATGCTGGTCGACCTCTCGCACGTCTCCGCCGACACCATGCGCGACGCGCTGGACACCAGCACCGCGCCGGTCGTCTTCTCGCACTCCTCCGCCCGCGCGGTCTGCGACCACCCGCGCAACATCCCGGACGACGTGCTGGAGCGGCTGCCCGCCAACGGCGGCGTCGCGATGGCCACCTTCGTGCCGAAGTTCATCCTGCCCGCGGCCGTCGCCTGGACGCTGCGCGCGGACGAGAACATGCGCGCGCACGGCTTCCACCACCTGGACACCACCGCCGAGGCGATGGCCGTGCACCGCGACTTCGAGGCGGCGCACCCGCGCCCGCTCGCCACCGCCGCCACCGTCGCCGACCACCTCGACCACATGCGCGAGGTCGCCGGCATCGACCACATCGGCATCGGCGGCGACTTCGACGGCACGGCCTTCACGCCCGCCGACCTCGCCGATGTCTCCGGCTATCCGAACCTGATCGCCGAACTCCTCGACCGCAAGTGGTCCACGGCCGACCTGGCCAAGCTGACCTGGCAGAACGCGGTCCGCACGCTGCGCGGGGCCGAGGATGTCGCGCGGGGGCTGCGGGCCGGGCGCGGACCGTCCATCGCGACGATCGAGCAGCTCGACGGCCTCGACGGCTGA
- a CDS encoding UDP-glucose dehydrogenase family protein translates to MALKITVIGTGYLGATHAAAMAELGFEVMGLDIDPAKIEMLERGETPMFEPGLEELLRAHVAGIEGASGRLRFTTSWEELADFGDVHFLCVNTPQKHGEYACDMSYVESAVDSLAPLLRRPALVVGKSTVPVGSAARLAERIAELAPAGEDVELAWNPEFLREGFAVQDTLHPDRIVIGVDGGRAEEVLREVYAKPMAEGSPFVVADFPTAELVKTSANSFLATKISFINAMAEVCEAAGGDVVKLAEAIGHDERIGKKFLRAGIGFGGGCLPKDIRAFMARAGELGADQALTFLREVDSINMRRRGHMVELTREAVGGSFLGTRVAVLGATFKPDSDDVRDSPALNVAGQIHLQGAQVTVYDPKGMANAARVFPTLGYADTALEAVRGADVVLHLTEWREFRELDPAALAEVVASPRILDGRNALDPELWRKAGWTYRALGRPQA, encoded by the coding sequence ATGGCCCTGAAGATCACCGTGATCGGCACCGGCTACCTCGGCGCGACGCATGCCGCGGCCATGGCGGAGCTCGGATTCGAGGTGATGGGCCTGGACATCGATCCGGCGAAGATCGAGATGCTGGAGCGGGGCGAGACCCCGATGTTCGAGCCGGGCCTGGAGGAACTGCTGCGGGCGCACGTCGCCGGCATCGAGGGCGCCAGCGGCCGGCTGCGCTTCACCACTTCCTGGGAAGAGCTGGCGGACTTCGGTGACGTGCACTTCCTGTGCGTCAACACGCCGCAGAAGCACGGCGAGTACGCCTGTGACATGTCGTACGTCGAGTCGGCCGTCGATTCGCTGGCCCCGCTGCTGCGGCGCCCCGCGCTGGTGGTCGGCAAGTCGACCGTCCCGGTGGGCAGCGCGGCGCGGCTGGCCGAGCGGATCGCCGAGCTGGCGCCGGCCGGCGAGGACGTGGAGCTGGCCTGGAACCCGGAGTTCCTGCGCGAGGGCTTCGCCGTGCAGGACACCCTGCACCCGGACCGGATCGTGATCGGTGTCGACGGCGGGCGGGCCGAGGAGGTGCTGCGGGAGGTGTACGCGAAGCCGATGGCCGAGGGTTCACCGTTCGTCGTGGCCGACTTCCCCACCGCCGAGCTGGTCAAGACCTCCGCCAACTCCTTCCTGGCCACCAAGATCTCGTTCATTAACGCGATGGCGGAGGTGTGCGAGGCGGCCGGCGGCGACGTGGTGAAGCTGGCCGAGGCGATCGGCCACGACGAGCGGATCGGCAAGAAGTTCCTGCGGGCCGGCATCGGCTTCGGCGGCGGCTGCCTGCCCAAGGACATCCGGGCGTTCATGGCGCGCGCCGGCGAGCTGGGCGCCGACCAGGCGCTGACGTTCCTGCGCGAGGTCGACTCGATCAACATGCGGCGCCGCGGTCACATGGTCGAGCTGACCCGGGAGGCGGTCGGCGGCTCCTTCCTCGGTACCCGGGTCGCCGTCCTCGGCGCCACTTTCAAGCCGGATTCGGACGACGTACGGGACTCCCCCGCGCTCAACGTCGCCGGGCAGATCCACCTCCAGGGCGCCCAGGTGACCGTGTACGACCCCAAGGGCATGGCGAACGCCGCACGCGTGTTCCCGACGCTCGGGTACGCGGACACCGCGCTGGAGGCGGTGCGCGGCGCCGATGTGGTGCTGCACCTGACCGAGTGGCGGGAGTTCCGTGAGCTGGACCCGGCCGCGCTGGCCGAGGTGGTGGCCAGCCCCCGCATCCTGGACGGGCGCAACGCGCTCGACCCGGAGCTGTGGCGCAAGGCGGGCTGGACGTACCGGGCGCTGGGACGTCCGCAGGCGTAG
- a CDS encoding acyl-CoA dehydrogenase family protein produces MAGTADFDLYRTSEEHDMLRESVRSLAEAKIAPFAAEVDEQARFPQEARDALTLNDLHAVHVPEAYGGAGADALATVIVIEEVARVCASSSLIPAVNKLGSLPVILSGSEELKKKYLGPLAKGDAMFSYCLSEPDAGSDAAGMKTKAVRDGDHYVLNGVKRWITNAGVSEYYTVMAVTDPEKRSKGISAFVVEKSDPGVSFGAPEKKLGIKGSPTREVYLDNVRIPADRMIGAEGTGFATAMKTLDHTRITIAAQALGIAQGALDYAKGYVQERKQFGKPIGDFQGVQFMLADMAMKLEAARQLTYAAAARSERISAGGKPEDLTFFGAAAKCYASDAAMEITTDAVQLLGGYGYTRDYPLERMMRDAKITQIYEGTNQVQRIVMARNLP; encoded by the coding sequence TTGGCGGGAACCGCTGATTTCGATCTGTACCGGACGTCCGAGGAGCACGACATGCTCCGCGAGTCGGTGCGCTCGCTCGCCGAGGCGAAGATCGCGCCGTTCGCCGCCGAGGTGGACGAGCAGGCCCGCTTCCCGCAGGAGGCCCGGGACGCGCTGACCCTCAACGACCTGCACGCCGTGCACGTACCCGAGGCGTACGGCGGCGCCGGGGCGGACGCGCTGGCCACCGTCATCGTCATCGAGGAGGTCGCCCGGGTCTGCGCCTCCTCCTCGCTGATCCCCGCCGTCAACAAGCTCGGCTCCCTCCCGGTCATCCTCTCCGGCTCCGAGGAGCTGAAGAAGAAGTACCTGGGTCCGCTCGCCAAGGGCGACGCGATGTTCTCGTACTGCCTGAGCGAGCCGGACGCGGGCTCCGACGCCGCCGGCATGAAGACCAAGGCCGTACGCGACGGCGACCACTACGTCCTTAACGGCGTCAAGCGCTGGATCACCAACGCCGGCGTCAGCGAGTACTACACGGTCATGGCCGTGACCGACCCCGAGAAGCGTTCCAAGGGCATCAGCGCCTTCGTCGTGGAGAAGTCCGACCCGGGCGTCTCCTTCGGCGCCCCGGAGAAGAAGCTCGGCATCAAGGGCTCCCCGACCCGCGAGGTCTACCTCGACAACGTCCGCATCCCCGCCGACCGCATGATCGGCGCCGAGGGCACCGGCTTCGCCACCGCCATGAAGACCCTGGACCACACCCGCATCACCATCGCGGCCCAGGCCCTCGGCATCGCCCAGGGCGCTCTCGACTACGCCAAGGGCTACGTCCAGGAGCGCAAGCAGTTCGGCAAGCCGATCGGCGACTTCCAGGGCGTCCAGTTCATGCTCGCCGACATGGCCATGAAGCTGGAGGCCGCCCGCCAGCTCACCTACGCGGCCGCCGCCCGCTCCGAACGCATCTCCGCCGGCGGCAAGCCCGAAGACCTCACCTTCTTCGGCGCCGCCGCCAAGTGCTACGCCTCCGACGCCGCCATGGAAATCACCACCGACGCCGTCCAGCTCCTCGGCGGCTACGGCTACACCCGCGACTACCCGCTGGAGCGGATGATGCGGGACGCGAAGATCACCCAGATTTACGAAGGGACGAATCAGGTGCAGCGGATTGTTATGGCTCGGAATCTGCCGTAA
- a CDS encoding helix-turn-helix domain-containing protein: MTFEPGELDRSKADLAETLRTLRKRAGRTQVRLAQRVNMSQTKISNIEGEKITPSLVDVELILRALDAPSSLAARVASLARTANTEWQDVWSQRRTGLEKKQNELAGFERSSTVFRYFLLSMVTGLLATPEYVRASLAHIPGDHSKAIAKKLERQAVLHDTAKRFTFILTEQATRWPYLQGSAMAIQLDHLASVSRLPNVRLGVIPLSGHMPLAPLNTFTVYDTRVATVETSTGAMVFRDHRDISAYLNDFAVYEGYASFGEEARDLLSSWSTQYRS, translated from the coding sequence TTGACGTTTGAACCAGGAGAGCTGGACCGGTCGAAGGCCGATCTGGCGGAGACATTGCGGACACTGCGCAAGCGAGCCGGCCGTACACAGGTCCGGCTCGCTCAGCGCGTCAACATGTCTCAGACCAAAATCAGCAACATCGAGGGCGAGAAGATCACGCCGAGCCTTGTCGATGTCGAGCTGATCCTCAGAGCGCTGGACGCGCCCTCCTCGCTCGCGGCCCGCGTGGCCTCCCTCGCCCGAACGGCCAACACGGAATGGCAAGACGTGTGGTCGCAGCGTCGGACGGGCCTGGAGAAGAAACAGAACGAACTGGCCGGGTTCGAGCGGTCGTCAACCGTTTTCCGGTACTTCCTGCTGTCCATGGTGACGGGCCTACTGGCTACCCCGGAATATGTGAGAGCGAGCCTGGCCCACATCCCCGGAGACCACAGCAAGGCCATCGCGAAGAAGCTTGAGCGCCAGGCAGTTCTTCACGATACGGCCAAGCGGTTCACCTTCATTCTGACAGAGCAGGCCACCAGGTGGCCCTACCTCCAAGGCTCAGCCATGGCCATACAGCTCGATCATTTGGCCTCGGTCAGCCGCCTGCCGAACGTACGTCTTGGCGTGATTCCGCTCAGCGGCCACATGCCCCTCGCTCCCCTCAATACGTTCACGGTGTACGACACACGAGTAGCAACGGTGGAGACATCGACCGGAGCGATGGTTTTCCGGGATCATCGCGACATCTCCGCGTACCTGAATGACTTCGCCGTATACGAGGGGTATGCCTCCTTCGGAGAAGAAGCCAGAGACCTCCTCTCCTCCTGGAGCACCCAATACCGCTCATGA
- a CDS encoding DUF6879 family protein — translation MLLDGEAWRAKFRDFQSEAWRLETLPAYNVPHEAEGVRAFQAGDRIDPRTHSNDYTEDLKRVRREGKTKGRVHIVTRPLSEYLRYEFMYYRPHVWAGEDIRIMDVTDRANPLNGVQDFWMFDKAEVVLMHYEPDGTQISREVYEGDVSPYIEYQRIALAESVPFEEYVKGLDV, via the coding sequence GTGCTCTTGGATGGTGAGGCATGGCGGGCCAAGTTCCGTGACTTCCAGTCGGAGGCATGGCGGCTCGAGACACTGCCCGCATACAACGTCCCGCATGAAGCGGAAGGGGTACGGGCCTTCCAGGCAGGCGACCGCATCGACCCGCGCACACACTCGAACGACTACACCGAGGATCTGAAGCGAGTCCGCAGAGAGGGAAAGACGAAGGGGCGCGTGCACATCGTCACCCGCCCGCTCTCGGAATATCTCCGGTACGAGTTCATGTACTACCGACCGCATGTGTGGGCCGGTGAAGACATCCGCATCATGGACGTCACCGATCGCGCCAACCCCCTGAACGGAGTCCAGGACTTCTGGATGTTCGACAAGGCGGAAGTCGTGCTCATGCATTACGAGCCGGACGGAACGCAGATCAGCCGGGAGGTGTACGAGGGCGACGTGAGCCCGTACATCGAGTATCAGCGCATCGCCCTGGCCGAGTCGGTGCCCTTCGAGGAATATGTGAAGGGCCTTGACGTTTGA